The following coding sequences lie in one Bifidobacterium sp. ESL0690 genomic window:
- a CDS encoding sigma-70 family RNA polymerase sigma factor → MPAVNALYRQAMKLTNNPEDAQDLVQDAYERAFKAFDSFRPGSNFEAWMTTIERNAYFNQYAKAKRRPQRANDSTGEYDDWDIYSASDHSSEGLKSAEQEYLDGFAPAEIMQALDSLSPERRQVFIDTAIDGKSYKQVAKEQGIKIGTVMSRLNRARSQLKDELTEYARQRGYGKETGTEPVKSGEKDKPSESAKSATSKKSTKSVELTEKAEPTKPAKLTKPTKPTKEADK, encoded by the coding sequence ATGCCTGCCGTCAACGCGCTCTACCGTCAGGCGATGAAACTGACGAACAATCCGGAGGATGCCCAAGACTTGGTGCAGGACGCCTACGAGCGTGCGTTCAAGGCCTTCGACAGTTTCCGCCCCGGCAGCAACTTCGAAGCGTGGATGACCACCATCGAGCGCAACGCCTACTTCAACCAGTACGCCAAGGCCAAGCGTCGTCCTCAGCGCGCCAACGATTCGACCGGGGAGTACGATGATTGGGATATCTACTCCGCCTCCGATCATTCCTCGGAAGGGCTTAAATCCGCGGAGCAGGAATACTTGGACGGTTTCGCGCCGGCCGAGATTATGCAAGCGTTGGACTCGCTTTCCCCCGAGCGTCGACAGGTTTTCATCGACACCGCCATCGATGGCAAATCCTACAAGCAGGTTGCCAAAGAGCAGGGTATCAAGATCGGCACCGTGATGAGCCGTCTCAATCGCGCGCGTTCGCAGCTCAAGGACGAGTTGACCGAGTACGCCCGGCAGCGAGGCTACGGCAAGGAGACAGGCACGGAGCCCGTGAAATCAGGGGAGAAGGATAAGCCTTCGGAATCGGCAAAATCTGCAACATCCAAGAAATCTACGAAATCTGTGGAGCTGACAGAAAAAGCCGAACCAACGAAGCCTGCAAAGCTTACGAAACCTACGAAACCTACCAAAGAGGCCGATAAATAA
- a CDS encoding amino acid racemase: MRRPFFAVIGGMGTLATESYIRLIDKMSDATTDQDFLDYVVFNDASVPDRTDFMLGDSTDDPFPVIADDISKATAIGASFITIPCNTAHFMLPRFQELTDVPILNMLTGAVERMKATLPVSTHPRVGFMGTEGSRHSGLYQHEIEAAGYIFIEPDDELQKRIDSLIYDDVKSGGPLDLGRYRYVVDTFLDKSASAPYRCDIVVLGCTELSVLNEAFPLPDRPIIDAQTILAEDTVTRAKALQN, translated from the coding sequence GTGAGACGACCGTTTTTCGCCGTCATCGGCGGCATGGGGACCTTGGCAACCGAATCGTATATCCGGCTCATTGACAAGATGAGCGACGCCACCACCGATCAGGATTTCCTCGACTACGTGGTGTTCAACGACGCATCCGTGCCCGACCGCACCGATTTCATGCTGGGCGACAGCACCGATGACCCCTTCCCCGTCATTGCCGATGACATTTCTAAGGCGACGGCCATTGGTGCCAGTTTCATTACGATTCCCTGCAACACCGCCCATTTCATGCTGCCGCGTTTCCAAGAGCTCACCGACGTGCCGATTCTCAACATGTTGACCGGCGCCGTGGAACGCATGAAGGCGACACTGCCCGTTTCGACACACCCGCGCGTGGGATTCATGGGCACGGAAGGCTCCCGTCATTCCGGCCTCTACCAGCACGAAATCGAAGCCGCCGGCTACATCTTCATCGAGCCGGACGACGAGCTGCAAAAGCGCATCGATTCTCTCATCTACGACGACGTGAAAAGCGGCGGGCCGCTTGATTTGGGGCGCTACCGTTACGTCGTCGACACGTTCCTCGACAAGTCCGCATCGGCTCCTTATCGTTGCGATATCGTGGTCCTAGGCTGCACTGAGCTCTCAGTCTTGAACGAAGCCTTCCCGCTCCCCGACCGGCCAATCATCGACGCCCAGACGATTTTGGCGGAGGACACTGTCACCCGTGCAAAGGCGCTGCAAAACTAA
- a CDS encoding arsenate reductase family protein: MLFVCYNHCSTCAKARKWLNENDVDFTERDIKGDNPTATELKRWWKASGLPLKRFFNTSGMPYREMKLKDKLPEMSEDEQLKLLATNGMLVKRPIVVNANKILVGFSPETWQNAFSGTADTLK; this comes from the coding sequence GTGCTCTTTGTCTGCTATAACCACTGCTCCACCTGCGCCAAGGCACGCAAATGGCTCAATGAAAACGACGTCGATTTCACCGAACGCGACATCAAAGGCGATAACCCCACAGCTACCGAGCTCAAGCGATGGTGGAAGGCGAGCGGCCTGCCGCTCAAGCGTTTCTTCAACACCTCAGGCATGCCCTATCGCGAGATGAAACTTAAAGACAAACTGCCTGAAATGAGCGAGGATGAGCAACTGAAACTCCTTGCAACCAATGGGATGCTGGTCAAGCGCCCGATAGTTGTGAACGCTAACAAAATATTGGTCGGTTTCAGCCCTGAAACGTGGCAAAACGCCTTTTCTGGTACAGCAGACACGTTAAAATAA
- the gap gene encoding type I glyceraldehyde-3-phosphate dehydrogenase, which produces MTVKIGINGFGRIGRLAFRRIFELQARGGEAGDIEVAAINDLTTPSMLAYLLKYDSTHGTFRHDDGTPVDVKSTDDAIVVDGKEYKVYAEKDARNIPWVKNDGVEFVLECTGFYTSAEKSQAHLDAGAKKVLISAPAKDETTPTVVYGVNQDILKPTDNIVSSGSCTTNSFAALVKLLDDQFGIKVGFMTTIHAYTGTQMLLDGPRGSKPRNNRASAINTIEHSTGAAKAIGKVVPSVNGKLQGHAQRVQVPDGSITELFTVLDKEVTADDINAAAKKAFENNDTFGYNADSIVTSDIIGDTHGGVFDPTQTDVNTIDGTTLARTVAFYDNEYGFTCNMIRTLLYFAEISK; this is translated from the coding sequence ATGACAGTAAAGATTGGTATTAACGGTTTCGGCCGCATTGGACGCCTTGCGTTCCGTCGTATTTTCGAACTTCAGGCCCGCGGTGGCGAGGCCGGTGACATCGAAGTCGCAGCAATCAACGATTTGACCACGCCTTCCATGCTCGCCTACCTCTTGAAGTACGACAGCACCCACGGCACCTTCCGTCACGATGACGGCACCCCGGTCGACGTGAAGTCCACTGATGACGCGATCGTCGTCGACGGCAAGGAATACAAGGTCTATGCCGAGAAGGACGCCCGCAACATTCCGTGGGTGAAGAACGATGGCGTTGAGTTCGTGCTCGAGTGCACCGGCTTCTACACCTCCGCCGAGAAGAGCCAGGCTCACCTGGACGCCGGCGCCAAGAAGGTCCTCATCTCCGCTCCGGCGAAGGACGAGACCACCCCGACCGTCGTCTACGGCGTCAACCAGGACATCCTGAAGCCTACGGACAACATCGTCTCCTCCGGCTCCTGCACCACGAACTCCTTCGCGGCGCTCGTCAAGCTGCTCGACGACCAGTTCGGCATCAAGGTCGGCTTCATGACCACGATCCACGCCTACACCGGCACCCAGATGCTGCTTGACGGCCCCCGTGGCTCCAAGCCGCGCAACAACCGCGCTTCCGCGATCAACACAATCGAGCACTCCACCGGCGCCGCCAAGGCCATCGGCAAGGTTGTTCCTTCGGTCAACGGCAAGCTGCAGGGCCACGCCCAGCGCGTTCAGGTTCCGGACGGGTCCATCACCGAGCTCTTCACCGTGCTCGACAAGGAAGTCACCGCCGACGACATCAACGCCGCCGCCAAGAAGGCTTTCGAGAACAACGACACCTTCGGCTACAACGCTGACAGCATCGTGACCTCCGACATCATCGGCGACACCCACGGTGGCGTTTTCGATCCTACGCAGACCGACGTCAACACCATTGACGGCACGACGCTGGCTCGTACGGTTGCCTTCTACGACAACGAGTACGGCTTCACCTGCAACATGATCCGCACCCTGCTCTACTTCGCCGAAATCAGCAAGTGA
- a CDS encoding UDP-N-acetylmuramoyl-L-alanyl-D-glutamate--2,6-diaminopimelate ligase: protein MALTLATAVELLEKHHLLREIIQGETWSRNPARFGGATDAFTSITYDTRQVCEGSLLCCKGHFKADYLAGCDERGLKAYVAETDFSAETSAIGIIVGDIRKAMSLLSAQFYGRPQDELTVIGITGTKGKTTTAYFVQAILNAASNGRAALFSSVDNCLDGHTYTASALTTPESMDAFRMMRQALDNGMRYLVMEVSSQAYKVDRVYGLTFDVGAFLNISPDHISPIEHPTFEDYLYCKRQITVNSKALVLGADCDHADLIEEDAAAAGVPVTTFALHTADERDSGTKADTVAWPADKDRTAFHIDVAGTADTYRLEMDGDFNYANAAAALTIAQLAGADLNDRKISHALENVRISGRMEQFKDTHGPNVAIVDFAHNYASVSALIDFAMERYGANKPRITLVSGSAGGKAVDRRKEIIDAAQHRVDRIIITSDDPDRERAEDICETMQAAVNDPNVESTIIVDRQKAVETAINEAQAHDGFDVLLIVGKGEEQWLKVDGKHAPYEGDTHIVTRLFGQTDS from the coding sequence ATGGCTCTGACGTTGGCGACTGCGGTTGAATTGCTTGAAAAGCATCATCTTTTGCGGGAAATCATACAAGGCGAGACTTGGTCGCGAAACCCCGCCCGCTTTGGCGGCGCCACCGATGCTTTCACTTCCATCACCTATGACACCAGGCAGGTGTGTGAAGGCTCGCTTTTGTGCTGCAAAGGCCATTTCAAGGCGGACTATCTGGCCGGCTGCGACGAGCGCGGGCTCAAGGCCTATGTTGCGGAAACGGATTTCAGCGCCGAAACCAGCGCCATCGGCATTATCGTGGGCGACATACGAAAGGCGATGAGCCTGCTTTCCGCACAATTCTACGGACGACCGCAGGATGAGCTGACGGTTATCGGTATCACCGGAACCAAGGGCAAGACGACCACAGCCTACTTCGTCCAGGCGATTCTGAACGCTGCCAGCAACGGCAGGGCTGCCCTGTTCTCGTCGGTCGACAACTGCCTTGACGGCCATACCTACACGGCCTCAGCGCTCACCACGCCGGAATCGATGGACGCGTTCCGCATGATGAGGCAAGCTCTCGATAACGGGATGCGCTACCTCGTCATGGAAGTCTCCTCGCAGGCTTACAAGGTCGATCGCGTCTACGGGCTCACCTTCGACGTCGGGGCATTCCTGAACATCTCCCCCGACCACATCAGCCCGATCGAGCATCCCACATTTGAGGATTATCTGTATTGCAAACGGCAGATTACTGTCAACAGCAAGGCACTGGTACTGGGAGCCGACTGCGACCACGCCGATTTGATTGAAGAGGACGCTGCGGCCGCGGGCGTTCCCGTCACTACTTTTGCGCTGCACACCGCTGACGAACGTGACAGCGGGACCAAGGCCGATACCGTTGCGTGGCCGGCAGACAAAGACCGTACCGCATTCCATATCGACGTTGCGGGAACGGCCGATACTTACCGGCTTGAGATGGATGGCGATTTCAACTATGCCAACGCGGCCGCCGCGCTTACCATCGCACAGCTCGCCGGTGCCGATCTCAATGACAGGAAAATCTCGCACGCTCTCGAGAACGTTCGTATTTCGGGGCGCATGGAGCAGTTCAAGGATACGCACGGACCGAACGTCGCCATCGTCGATTTCGCCCACAATTATGCCAGCGTCTCCGCGCTGATCGATTTCGCGATGGAACGGTATGGCGCGAACAAACCACGCATTACGTTGGTAAGTGGATCTGCAGGCGGCAAGGCTGTGGACCGCAGGAAAGAAATCATCGATGCCGCGCAACACCGCGTCGACCGCATCATCATCACCAGCGACGATCCCGACAGGGAACGCGCGGAAGATATCTGCGAGACCATGCAAGCTGCCGTCAACGACCCCAATGTGGAATCAACCATCATCGTCGACCGTCAAAAGGCCGTGGAAACCGCCATCAATGAGGCGCAGGCGCACGATGGCTTTGATGTGTTGCTGATTGTCGGCAAAGGCGAAGAGCAATGGCTCAAGGTGGACGGCAAACACGCCCCTTACGAAGGCGATACCCATATCGTCACCAGGCTGTTCGGCCAGACGGATTCATAA
- a CDS encoding carboxylate--amine ligase codes for MQQFQPVLLGSDINAYGMARAFHEAYGVVSTAFAHFQLAPTRFSKIVDVHIVEGFGEAVTFRKTLIDYAKTFKSSHPDTTLLLIPCGDLYANLLSENSGGLALFYVFNTLDPALNKQLSYKNTFYETCERYGLPYPKTKVMTEEGVANGEYKDLPFNFPIAMKPADSAAWLDIDFPGRKKAFVIETPEELDKLINLAYGAGYHAEMILQDFIPGDDSHMRVLNAYVDRHHRVRMMFLGHPLLEDPTPEAVGNYAAIIPDYNEEICLKIKTFLEDIGYEGVANFDMKYDDRDKTYKLFEINLRQGRSSYFVTLNGYNLARYFVEDLVEDTAFDGNTVIGRGDKLWMEIPRSIFRDYVIDGEDKQRGMKMIANGDWGTTLEYRKDMNPMRWLLIRHAFSIYKKRYAEYFKQKADLK; via the coding sequence ATGCAGCAATTCCAACCGGTACTTTTGGGCAGCGATATCAACGCCTACGGCATGGCCCGTGCCTTCCACGAGGCTTACGGCGTCGTCTCCACTGCCTTCGCCCACTTCCAGCTTGCGCCCACCAGATTCAGCAAAATCGTCGACGTCCATATCGTCGAGGGATTCGGCGAGGCCGTGACGTTCCGCAAGACGCTCATCGACTACGCCAAAACGTTCAAATCCAGCCATCCCGACACCACGTTGCTACTCATCCCCTGCGGCGACCTCTATGCGAACCTCTTGAGCGAGAACAGCGGAGGCCTGGCTCTGTTTTACGTTTTCAACACCCTCGACCCGGCGCTCAACAAGCAGCTGAGCTACAAGAACACGTTCTACGAGACCTGCGAACGCTACGGGCTGCCTTACCCCAAGACCAAGGTCATGACCGAGGAAGGCGTGGCAAACGGGGAATACAAGGATCTGCCGTTCAACTTCCCCATCGCCATGAAACCCGCCGATTCCGCGGCATGGCTCGATATCGATTTCCCGGGCCGCAAGAAGGCGTTCGTCATTGAGACGCCGGAAGAGCTGGACAAGCTCATCAACCTCGCCTACGGTGCCGGTTATCACGCCGAAATGATTCTGCAGGACTTCATTCCCGGCGATGACTCGCATATGCGCGTGCTCAACGCCTACGTCGACCGCCATCATCGCGTGCGCATGATGTTCCTCGGCCATCCGCTACTTGAGGACCCGACCCCAGAGGCCGTGGGCAATTACGCGGCCATCATCCCTGATTACAACGAGGAAATATGTCTGAAAATCAAGACGTTCCTCGAGGATATCGGCTATGAGGGCGTCGCCAATTTCGACATGAAATACGACGACCGGGACAAGACCTACAAGCTCTTCGAGATCAACCTGCGGCAGGGCCGTTCCAGCTATTTCGTGACTTTGAACGGCTACAATCTGGCCCGCTATTTTGTCGAGGATTTGGTGGAAGACACTGCGTTCGACGGCAACACCGTCATCGGCCGCGGTGACAAGCTTTGGATGGAAATTCCGCGATCGATTTTCCGCGATTACGTGATTGATGGCGAGGACAAGCAACGCGGCATGAAAATGATCGCCAACGGCGATTGGGGCACGACGCTGGAATATCGCAAGGATATGAACCCTATGCGGTGGCTCCTGATTCGTCACGCGTTCTCGATTTACAAAAAGCGCTATGCGGAATACTTCAAGCAGAAGGCAGATCTTAAGTGA
- a CDS encoding aldose 1-epimerase family protein codes for MTSPNLPPRSGQQFTISHGDYTAVVTELGATLRKLTYRGKDMIASWDADKPVPCTNGELLVPFPNRIEDGVYTFEGKTYTLPIDEHEKHNAIHGYGYRAFWNLESLEEDRVALTWRTGNMKGYPFDLLVRAVFSLSDDGLQLTLCATNNDSIDAPWALAIHPWIANGFGGYGDEIDGQNAQCSVTIPARTHVTVNERLLPTRTEPVSGKYDLRQPTALTEQPYDDAWTDVERDSDGNTFATLTRPDGLTVSVGGDKAITSFQMCTGTGFAPESHPAGVAIEPQTAYANAFNSGKDLIVIKPGETSSTNLYFKAEQR; via the coding sequence ATGACTTCACCAAACCTGCCCCCACGCTCGGGCCAGCAATTCACCATTTCGCACGGCGACTACACAGCGGTGGTCACCGAACTCGGCGCGACGCTGCGCAAACTCACCTACCGCGGCAAAGACATGATCGCCTCGTGGGACGCAGACAAGCCCGTTCCCTGCACCAATGGCGAGCTGCTTGTCCCCTTCCCCAATCGCATCGAAGACGGCGTCTATACCTTTGAAGGAAAGACCTACACACTGCCCATCGACGAGCATGAGAAGCACAATGCCATCCACGGCTACGGTTACCGGGCGTTCTGGAACCTCGAAAGCCTCGAGGAGGATCGCGTCGCGCTTACTTGGCGAACCGGCAACATGAAAGGCTATCCCTTCGACCTGCTGGTCCGCGCCGTGTTCAGCCTGAGCGACGACGGACTTCAACTCACCCTCTGCGCAACCAACAATGACAGCATCGATGCGCCCTGGGCCCTGGCCATCCACCCGTGGATCGCCAACGGGTTCGGCGGCTACGGCGACGAAATCGACGGACAAAACGCGCAGTGCTCGGTCACCATTCCGGCGCGCACGCACGTCACCGTCAACGAGCGGCTGCTGCCCACCCGCACCGAACCTGTCAGCGGCAAGTACGATCTGCGTCAGCCCACGGCGCTCACCGAACAGCCGTACGATGACGCGTGGACTGACGTCGAGCGGGACTCCGACGGCAATACTTTCGCTACGCTCACACGCCCCGACGGGCTGACGGTGAGCGTCGGTGGCGACAAGGCCATCACCTCTTTCCAGATGTGCACCGGCACCGGTTTCGCGCCCGAATCGCACCCGGCCGGCGTCGCCATCGAGCCGCAGACCGCCTATGCCAACGCGTTCAACAGCGGCAAGGATCTCATCGTCATCAAGCCCGGCGAGACCAGCTCGACCAACCTCTATTTCAAGGCCGAGCAGCGCTGA
- a CDS encoding exonuclease domain-containing protein, which yields MTSTPKTSNGDNSAVLLDAIAQAPTQGDDTTLGQAWLLGFDTETTGTHVTDAIVSASLVLRDPAKGYQGDAVAEWVVNPHHHMSAGASRVNGFTDEFLEANGAEPADAIAAIGSIVNAAQAKRIPLLAYNAPFDVRMLSGDLKRWKLQALPDELLVVDPLVIDREISHRSGKRTLTYTTEYYGVEPHGDFHDATADTTAAVDLIKPMSTLYPQVGNLKLSELMDWQREAHKKWKESFNKWMLSRGRRPVNDTWL from the coding sequence ATGACTTCAACACCAAAAACATCGAATGGTGACAACTCGGCAGTTTTGTTGGATGCCATAGCTCAAGCCCCTACACAGGGCGACGACACCACCCTCGGCCAAGCCTGGCTGCTTGGCTTCGACACAGAAACCACGGGCACCCACGTCACGGATGCCATCGTATCGGCCTCCCTCGTTTTGCGCGACCCGGCCAAAGGCTACCAAGGCGACGCCGTGGCGGAATGGGTGGTCAACCCGCACCACCACATGAGCGCCGGCGCAAGCCGGGTCAACGGGTTCACCGACGAATTCCTCGAGGCCAACGGCGCAGAACCGGCCGACGCCATCGCGGCCATCGGCTCCATCGTCAACGCAGCGCAGGCCAAACGCATTCCGTTGCTCGCTTACAACGCACCTTTTGATGTGCGCATGCTTTCCGGCGATCTCAAGCGCTGGAAGCTTCAAGCGCTGCCGGACGAACTTCTGGTGGTGGACCCGCTGGTCATCGACCGCGAAATCTCACACCGCAGCGGCAAACGCACACTGACCTACACCACGGAATACTACGGTGTGGAGCCGCACGGCGATTTCCACGACGCCACCGCCGACACCACCGCGGCCGTGGACCTCATCAAGCCGATGTCCACGCTCTACCCGCAGGTCGGCAACCTGAAACTCAGCGAGCTCATGGACTGGCAGCGCGAGGCACACAAGAAGTGGAAGGAATCGTTCAACAAGTGGATGCTTTCCCGCGGCCGCAGGCCGGTCAACGACACCTGGCTGTAG
- the ybaK gene encoding Cys-tRNA(Pro) deacylase codes for MSKKHKKAAGTASTPATRELTEAGIPFKIYEYEHSSDHMDEGYGLEGAEKLGVDPHRSFKTLMADTGDERVIGVVPVSGHLDMKYLAAAVGAKKAAMAEPKVAQRESGYVVGGISPLGQRTKHKTVIDASAMQYDEIIVSGGKRGFSVGVNPNDLVKVLGATVAKIGTW; via the coding sequence ATGAGCAAGAAACACAAAAAGGCAGCGGGGACAGCTTCTACGCCGGCTACGCGGGAACTGACCGAAGCGGGAATTCCCTTTAAAATCTATGAATACGAACATTCCTCCGACCACATGGACGAAGGCTACGGGCTTGAAGGTGCGGAAAAGCTCGGTGTCGACCCGCATCGCTCGTTCAAGACGCTTATGGCCGACACGGGCGACGAACGGGTCATCGGCGTGGTGCCAGTGAGCGGGCACTTGGATATGAAATATCTCGCGGCCGCAGTCGGCGCCAAGAAGGCGGCCATGGCCGAACCCAAGGTGGCACAGCGCGAAAGTGGCTACGTGGTCGGCGGCATCTCCCCACTCGGTCAACGCACCAAGCACAAGACAGTAATCGACGCAAGCGCGATGCAATATGACGAAATCATCGTCTCCGGAGGCAAGCGCGGCTTCAGCGTCGGCGTGAACCCGAACGATCTGGTGAAAGTACTCGGCGCGACCGTCGCCAAAATCGGCACGTGGTAG